One window from the genome of Streptomyces sp. WZ-12 encodes:
- a CDS encoding dienelactone hydrolase family protein, producing MSVPASTEPATSGSSTIVLFHSVCGLRPAVHAGADRLRAAGHEVIVPDLFGGRTADSVVDGMVIKEEIGTDELLRRAVAAVAPYADRGLVYAGLSFGGSVAQNLALADEKSRGLLLMHGTSDLADGASADELPVQLHVADPDPFEPHDWLNAWYLRMRRAGADVEVFRYAGAGHLFTDPELPDYDAEAAEAAWKVALGFLADLPERG from the coding sequence ATGTCTGTGCCCGCCTCCACCGAGCCCGCGACCAGCGGTTCCTCCACCATCGTGTTGTTTCATTCGGTGTGCGGGCTGCGCCCCGCGGTGCACGCCGGCGCGGACCGGTTGCGCGCCGCGGGCCACGAGGTGATCGTCCCGGACCTGTTCGGCGGCCGGACCGCCGACTCGGTCGTCGACGGCATGGTCATCAAGGAGGAGATCGGCACGGACGAGCTGCTGCGCCGGGCCGTCGCGGCGGTCGCCCCGTATGCCGACCGCGGGCTGGTCTACGCCGGCCTCTCCTTCGGTGGCTCGGTCGCGCAGAACCTCGCCCTCGCCGACGAGAAGTCCCGCGGGCTGCTGCTGATGCACGGCACCTCCGACCTCGCCGACGGCGCCAGCGCCGACGAGCTCCCGGTGCAACTGCACGTCGCCGACCCCGATCCGTTCGAGCCGCACGACTGGTTGAACGCCTGGTACCTGCGGATGCGCCGGGCCGGCGCGGACGTGGAGGTGTTCCGCTACGCCGGCGCCGGCCACCTCTTCACCGACCCCGAACTCCCGGACTACGACGCGGAGGCGGCCGAGGCCGCCTGGAAGGTGGCGCTGGGGTTCCTGGCGGACCTGCCGGAGCGGGGCTGA
- a CDS encoding mechanosensitive ion channel family protein produces the protein MEAVLRPIAVVGGSIVVTFVLVWLIDRTLLRIDTRRPETPLWGLLRRCRIPLQLMLTFALLLGSYRQTEIPLVLHHAVGIGQFLTLVLIAATAWLLVRAAAAIVESSYARYAAGARDAARVRRVRTQVTLIQRVVTAVVIVVAAASMLLTFPQMRAVGTSVLASAGLVGIVAGIAAQSTLGNLFAGLQIAFGDMVRIGDTVVVDGQWGTVEEITLTFLSVRTWDERRITMPVSYFTSKPFENWSRGGAQMTGAVFFHLDHSAPLEKMRQHLHELLQECPEWDARSWSLVVTDTTPSTIVVRALVTARDADALWTVRCKVRERMIEWLRTEHAYALPRIATAPAASAGGPPDAGPPDPKDGPHGLGGR, from the coding sequence CTGGAGGCCGTGCTGCGCCCGATCGCCGTCGTCGGCGGCTCGATCGTGGTCACGTTCGTCCTGGTCTGGCTGATCGACCGGACCCTGCTGCGGATCGACACCCGCCGCCCGGAGACCCCGCTGTGGGGGCTGCTGCGGCGCTGCCGGATACCGCTGCAACTGATGCTCACCTTCGCCCTGTTGCTCGGCTCCTACCGCCAGACCGAGATCCCACTCGTGCTGCACCACGCGGTGGGCATCGGCCAGTTCCTGACGCTGGTACTGATAGCCGCCACCGCCTGGCTGCTGGTGCGGGCCGCGGCGGCGATCGTGGAGTCGTCGTACGCCCGTTACGCCGCCGGCGCCCGGGACGCGGCGCGGGTGCGGCGGGTGCGGACCCAGGTGACGCTGATCCAGCGGGTGGTCACCGCGGTGGTGATCGTCGTCGCGGCCGCCTCGATGCTGCTGACGTTCCCGCAGATGCGGGCGGTGGGCACCTCCGTGCTGGCGTCCGCCGGGCTGGTGGGCATCGTCGCCGGTATCGCCGCCCAGTCCACCCTGGGCAACCTCTTCGCCGGGCTCCAGATCGCGTTCGGCGACATGGTGCGCATCGGGGACACCGTGGTCGTGGACGGCCAGTGGGGCACGGTCGAGGAGATCACCCTGACCTTCCTGAGCGTGCGGACCTGGGACGAGCGCCGGATCACCATGCCCGTCTCGTACTTCACCAGCAAGCCGTTCGAGAACTGGTCGCGCGGCGGCGCGCAGATGACCGGTGCGGTCTTCTTCCACCTCGACCACTCCGCCCCGTTGGAGAAGATGCGGCAGCACCTGCACGAGCTGCTCCAGGAGTGCCCGGAGTGGGACGCCCGGTCCTGGAGCCTGGTGGTCACCGACACCACCCCGTCCACCATCGTGGTGCGCGCCCTGGTCACCGCCCGGGACGCGGACGCGCTGTGGACGGTGCGCTGCAAGGTCCGCGAGCGGATGATCGAGTGGCTGCGGACCGAGCACGCCTACGCGCTGCCGCGGATCGCCACCGCGCCCGCCGCGTCCGCCGGCGGACCGCCGGACGCCGGCCCGCCCGACCCGAAGGATGGCCCGCACGGCCTTGGGGGCCGCTGA
- a CDS encoding RluA family pseudouridine synthase yields the protein MSTLPEIRTLPVPDGLEGERVDAALARMFGFSRTKAAELASAGKVRVDGSEVMKSERVHGGAWLEVEMPPAAAPVEIVAEPVEGMEIVHDDEDVVVISKPVGVAAHPSPGWTGTTVIGGLAAAGYRISTSGAAERQGIVHRLDVGTSGLMVVAKSERAYTSLKRQFKERVPDKRYHALVQGHPDPMSGTIDAPIGRHPHHDYKWAVTADGKASVTHYDLIEAFRAASLLDIKLETGRTHQIRVHMSAHRHPCVGDLTYGADPTLAKRLGVSRQWLHAVRLGFEHPSDGRWVEFESAYPADLKHALDTVRDESY from the coding sequence GTGAGCACGCTTCCCGAGATCCGCACCCTGCCCGTACCGGACGGCCTGGAAGGCGAGCGCGTGGACGCCGCGCTGGCCCGCATGTTCGGCTTTTCCCGTACGAAGGCGGCCGAGCTGGCGTCGGCCGGCAAGGTCCGGGTCGACGGCTCCGAGGTGATGAAGTCCGAGCGGGTCCACGGGGGTGCCTGGCTGGAGGTCGAGATGCCGCCGGCGGCCGCGCCGGTGGAGATCGTCGCCGAGCCCGTCGAGGGCATGGAGATCGTCCACGACGACGAGGACGTCGTGGTGATCAGCAAGCCGGTGGGGGTCGCCGCGCACCCCAGCCCCGGTTGGACCGGCACCACCGTGATCGGCGGGCTGGCCGCGGCCGGCTACCGCATCTCCACCTCCGGTGCTGCCGAGCGGCAGGGCATCGTGCACCGCCTCGACGTCGGCACCTCCGGGTTGATGGTGGTCGCCAAGTCGGAGCGGGCGTACACGTCGCTGAAGCGGCAGTTCAAGGAGCGGGTGCCGGACAAGCGCTACCACGCGCTGGTGCAGGGCCACCCGGACCCGATGAGCGGCACCATCGACGCCCCCATCGGGCGGCACCCCCACCACGACTACAAGTGGGCGGTCACCGCCGACGGCAAGGCGTCGGTCACCCACTACGACCTGATCGAGGCGTTCCGGGCCGCCAGCCTGTTGGACATCAAGCTGGAGACCGGGCGGACGCACCAGATCCGGGTGCACATGTCGGCGCACCGGCACCCCTGCGTCGGCGACCTGACGTACGGCGCGGACCCCACGCTCGCCAAGCGGCTGGGCGTCTCCCGGCAGTGGCTGCACGCGGTCCGGCTGGGCTTCGAGCACCCCTCCGACGGGCGTTGGGTCGAGTTCGAGAGCGCCTACCCGGCGGACCTGAAGCACGCGCTGGACACCGTGCGGGACGAGAGCTACTGA
- a CDS encoding Na+/H+ antiporter: MDQLALLFVLLLGAVVMVPLGDRLGLPSPVLMTLAGAVLALLPFVPNVEVPPEYILPIVLPPLLYAAVQRTSWRQFTANLRPIFLLAVLLVFATTAAVAAVAQAVVPGMPLAAAVVLGALVAPPDPVAATAVAGKLGLPRRMVSILEGEGLFNDVTAIVLYHVALAAVISGTFSVPGAVGSLVLSAVVAVAVGLVLGWVANKLMGRLGDPTLQIGMTLLVPFVAYVLAEEFKGSGVLAVLTSGLFLAEYAVDADDVMGRLAGYTFWEVVDTLVTGVAFGLIGLELHNIIGAAGRHWTSMLGAGAAVVAVVVVVRLVWLLPAAWLAKRMHKLRDVEEDIPMSWRETVIMWWSGMRGVATVALALAIPTAVDGGGAFPARDEILFIAFAVVLSTLVIQGLTLPWLVRKLRVRADTDAADAVERELALRVIKASKRRLKEILEVEEVSDEVADQLARRAYDMGARITPDIVDDERRELFEKRISRMKKVQRIQGEMLSAARHEVLAARSEPGADPEIVDRVLRHLDMRSLRATP, from the coding sequence GTGGATCAGTTGGCCCTGCTGTTCGTCCTGCTCCTCGGGGCGGTGGTGATGGTTCCGCTCGGCGACCGGCTGGGCCTGCCCTCACCGGTGTTGATGACGCTGGCCGGTGCGGTGCTGGCGCTGCTGCCGTTCGTGCCCAACGTCGAGGTACCGCCCGAGTACATCCTGCCGATCGTGCTGCCACCGCTGCTCTACGCGGCGGTCCAACGCACCTCCTGGCGGCAGTTCACCGCCAACCTCCGGCCGATCTTCCTGCTCGCGGTGTTGCTGGTGTTCGCCACCACGGCAGCGGTCGCGGCGGTCGCCCAGGCCGTGGTGCCGGGCATGCCGCTGGCCGCCGCGGTGGTGCTGGGCGCGTTGGTCGCCCCGCCCGACCCGGTGGCCGCCACCGCGGTGGCCGGCAAGCTGGGGCTGCCCCGCCGCATGGTCTCCATCCTGGAGGGCGAGGGGCTGTTCAACGACGTCACCGCGATCGTGCTCTACCACGTCGCGCTGGCCGCGGTGATCAGCGGCACCTTCTCGGTGCCCGGCGCGGTGGGCTCGTTGGTGCTCTCCGCCGTCGTCGCGGTGGCGGTCGGCCTGGTGCTCGGCTGGGTGGCGAACAAGCTGATGGGGCGGCTGGGTGACCCCACGCTCCAGATCGGGATGACGCTGCTGGTGCCGTTCGTGGCGTACGTGCTGGCCGAGGAGTTCAAGGGCTCGGGCGTGCTCGCGGTGCTGACCTCCGGGCTGTTCCTGGCCGAGTACGCGGTCGACGCGGACGACGTGATGGGCCGGCTGGCCGGCTACACCTTCTGGGAAGTGGTCGACACCCTCGTCACCGGCGTCGCCTTCGGGCTGATCGGCCTGGAGCTGCACAACATCATCGGTGCCGCCGGCCGCCACTGGACCTCGATGCTCGGCGCCGGCGCCGCCGTGGTCGCGGTGGTCGTCGTGGTGCGCCTGGTGTGGCTGTTGCCCGCTGCCTGGCTCGCCAAGCGGATGCACAAGCTCCGGGACGTCGAGGAGGACATCCCGATGAGCTGGCGCGAGACGGTCATCATGTGGTGGTCGGGGATGCGCGGGGTGGCCACGGTGGCGCTGGCCCTGGCCATCCCGACCGCGGTGGACGGCGGCGGCGCCTTCCCGGCCCGCGACGAGATCCTCTTCATCGCCTTCGCCGTGGTCCTGTCCACCCTGGTCATCCAGGGGCTGACGCTGCCGTGGCTGGTGCGCAAGCTGCGGGTGCGGGCCGACACCGACGCCGCGGACGCGGTGGAGCGGGAGCTGGCGCTGCGGGTGATCAAGGCGTCCAAGCGGCGGCTGAAGGAGATCCTGGAGGTCGAGGAGGTGTCCGACGAGGTCGCCGACCAACTGGCCCGCCGTGCCTACGACATGGGCGCCCGGATCACCCCGGACATCGTCGACGACGAGCGGCGCGAGCTGTTCGAGAAGCGCATCTCCCGGATGAAGAAGGTCCAGCGGATCCAGGGCGAGATGCTCTCGGCCGCCCGGCACGAGGTGCTGGCGGCGCGCAGCGAACCGGGCGCCGACCCGGAGATCGTCGACCGGGTGCTGCGCCACCTGGACATGCGGAGCCTGCGGGCGACCCCGTAG
- a CDS encoding DUF2252 family protein — protein sequence MPIQDAPARETARHGQDTARRAEQIRAALDPTAAGPALRRMAGSPAAFFRGAAALFHHDLAVAGAGAPGAPYLDERTGRVWIHGDLHAGGFGTYLDATGRLVFGVTASGEGYVGPFTWDLKRCAASIALLGHARGLSDARITELVTAFAAAYREQVRALASGSGAVPPCTLDTARGPLLTVLRAARARTRAGLLAPLTELSDGERRFAGGPDAVALDAAARYTVLAAFDGYLETLPETGPARPEAYRVKDVVGRRGPGATGGAAAYDLLLEGGSDALESDVVLTVRRARPPALARYRPVPEVAAQVRHDGHRAVLARRALQAHADPWLGWAELDGADLVVGEVSPYAVGLDWSDLDDPEEIAAAVAGLGRVTAAAHAAGDGKGGHPLVPFRPERAIDAALAADEDGFGPLLADFAHSCAARTRADHRIFVELLRDGRITVR from the coding sequence ATGCCGATCCAGGACGCCCCGGCGCGGGAGACCGCACGGCACGGCCAGGACACCGCACGACGCGCCGAGCAGATCCGCGCCGCCCTCGACCCCACCGCCGCCGGACCCGCCCTGCGGCGGATGGCCGGCTCGCCCGCGGCCTTCTTCCGCGGCGCCGCGGCCCTCTTCCACCACGACCTGGCGGTGGCCGGCGCGGGGGCGCCGGGCGCCCCGTATCTGGACGAGCGGACCGGCCGGGTGTGGATCCACGGCGATCTGCACGCCGGCGGCTTCGGCACGTATCTGGACGCCACCGGCCGACTGGTGTTCGGCGTCACCGCTTCCGGTGAGGGGTACGTCGGCCCGTTCACCTGGGACCTGAAACGGTGCGCGGCCTCGATCGCGCTGCTCGGCCACGCCCGGGGGCTCAGCGACGCCCGGATCACCGAGCTGGTGACGGCCTTCGCCGCGGCCTACCGGGAGCAGGTGCGCGCGCTCGCCTCCGGTTCGGGCGCGGTGCCGCCGTGCACCCTGGACACCGCGAGGGGGCCGCTGCTGACCGTGCTGCGCGCGGCCCGCGCCCGGACCCGGGCCGGGCTGCTGGCGCCGCTGACCGAGCTGTCCGACGGGGAGCGGCGGTTCGCCGGCGGCCCGGACGCCGTCGCGCTGGACGCGGCGGCCCGGTACACCGTCCTGGCGGCCTTCGACGGTTATCTGGAGACGCTGCCGGAGACCGGTCCGGCCCGCCCCGAGGCGTACCGGGTCAAGGACGTGGTGGGCCGGCGCGGTCCGGGCGCGACCGGCGGCGCGGCGGCGTACGACCTGCTGCTGGAGGGCGGCAGCGACGCCCTGGAGAGCGATGTGGTGCTCACCGTGCGGCGGGCGCGACCCCCGGCGCTCGCCCGCTACCGGCCCGTCCCGGAGGTCGCCGCCCAGGTGCGGCACGACGGGCACCGGGCGGTGCTGGCCCGGCGCGCCCTCCAGGCGCACGCCGATCCGTGGCTGGGCTGGGCCGAGTTGGACGGCGCGGACCTGGTGGTTGGCGAGGTCTCGCCGTACGCGGTCGGGCTGGACTGGTCCGACCTGGACGACCCGGAGGAGATCGCCGCGGCCGTCGCCGGGCTGGGCCGGGTCACCGCCGCCGCGCACGCCGCGGGGGACGGCAAGGGCGGGCACCCGCTGGTGCCGTTCCGGCCCGAGCGGGCCATCGACGCGGCCCTCGCCGCCGACGAGGACGGCTTCGGACCGCTGCTGGCCGACTTCGCGCACTCCTGTGCGGCCCGGACCCGCGCCGACCACCGGATCTTCGTGGAGCTCCTGCGGGACGGCCGGATCACGGTCCGGTAG
- a CDS encoding thioredoxin domain-containing protein: MSNRNSQANKQAARERLRAERERQAKKDRTRRQLIVGGAVVAVLAVAGGIGLAVANSGGGSSSGSGADVWAKAAKAKPVPPAHTSGPDGTTITVGKADAKNTLELFEDPRCPGCSVFEQTVGSTIEKDINDGKYKATYHIGTFLDNNLQGTGSKNALSALGAALNVSPDAFLKYKFALYSKEYHPDETGPDKFADDSYLLKVANTIPALKGNAAFEKAVKDGTYNAWAMAMSKNFDSHKDVRSTPTVKMNGTVLGTQSAQGPVAPSSVADFNAQVDKNLKK, encoded by the coding sequence ATGAGCAACCGCAACAGTCAGGCCAACAAGCAGGCAGCCCGCGAGCGGCTGCGCGCCGAGCGCGAGCGACAGGCCAAGAAGGACCGCACCCGCCGGCAGTTGATCGTCGGCGGCGCCGTGGTCGCGGTGCTGGCGGTGGCCGGCGGCATCGGCCTTGCGGTCGCCAACTCCGGCGGCGGCAGCAGCAGCGGCTCGGGCGCCGACGTCTGGGCGAAGGCCGCCAAGGCCAAGCCGGTCCCACCCGCCCACACCAGCGGCCCCGACGGCACCACCATCACCGTCGGCAAGGCCGACGCCAAGAACACCCTGGAGCTCTTCGAGGACCCGCGCTGCCCCGGCTGCTCGGTCTTCGAGCAGACCGTCGGCTCGACCATCGAGAAGGACATCAACGACGGTAAGTACAAGGCGACTTACCACATCGGCACGTTCCTGGACAACAACCTCCAGGGCACCGGCTCCAAGAACGCGCTGAGCGCGCTGGGCGCCGCGCTGAACGTCTCCCCCGACGCGTTCCTGAAGTACAAGTTCGCGCTGTACTCCAAGGAGTACCACCCGGACGAGACCGGCCCGGACAAGTTCGCCGACGACAGCTACCTGCTCAAGGTCGCCAACACCATCCCGGCGCTGAAGGGCAACGCCGCCTTCGAGAAGGCGGTCAAGGACGGCACCTACAACGCGTGGGCGATGGCGATGTCCAAGAACTTCGACTCGCACAAGGACGTCCGCAGCACCCCGACGGTGAAGATGAACGGCACCGTCCTGGGCACCCAGAGCGCGCAGGGCCCGGTCGCGCCGTCCTCGGTGGCGGACTTCAACGCCCAGGTGGACAAGAACCTCAAGAAGTGA
- a CDS encoding TraR/DksA family transcriptional regulator, which produces MVAKKTAAEKTTTSAGPADEDVATHSAHEGAAGHPEAPKKTAAKKAAAKKAPAKKAAPAKAAAKKTAAKKTARSTAKSATKKAVKKVAEKPVEKAPAGEAAVAARAAAAPGELAVRPGEDPWTPAEVAEARTELTAETDRLRAEIVAAEDAIAGLMRDSGDGAGDDEADTGTKNITREHELALASNAREMLHQTERALGRLDAGTYGLCENCGQPIGKARMQAFPRATLCVECKQRQERR; this is translated from the coding sequence ATGGTGGCGAAGAAGACCGCCGCGGAGAAGACCACGACGTCCGCCGGGCCCGCTGACGAGGACGTCGCGACGCACTCCGCCCACGAGGGCGCAGCCGGGCACCCGGAGGCGCCGAAGAAGACCGCCGCGAAGAAGGCGGCCGCGAAGAAGGCTCCGGCCAAGAAGGCGGCGCCGGCCAAGGCCGCGGCCAAGAAGACGGCCGCGAAGAAGACGGCCAGGTCGACTGCCAAGTCGGCCACCAAGAAGGCCGTGAAGAAGGTGGCGGAGAAACCCGTGGAGAAGGCCCCCGCCGGAGAGGCGGCGGTCGCGGCGCGGGCGGCCGCGGCGCCCGGTGAGCTCGCGGTCCGGCCGGGCGAGGATCCCTGGACGCCCGCCGAGGTGGCCGAGGCGCGGACCGAGCTGACGGCGGAGACGGACCGGCTGCGGGCCGAGATCGTCGCCGCCGAGGACGCCATCGCCGGGCTGATGCGGGACTCGGGTGACGGCGCCGGCGACGACGAGGCCGACACCGGCACCAAGAACATCACCCGCGAGCACGAGCTGGCGCTGGCCTCCAACGCACGGGAGATGCTGCACCAGACCGAGCGCGCCCTGGGGCGGTTGGACGCGGGCACGTACGGGCTGTGCGAGAACTGCGGCCAGCCGATCGGCAAGGCGCGGATGCAGGCGTTCCCGCGGGCGACGCTCTGCGTGGAGTGCAAGCAGAGGCAGGAGCGGCGCTGA
- the lspA gene encoding signal peptidase II → MAEAERITGTPESEPGSGADAVAGSEGGRPAEGERPTGRGRRRIAALLLVAAVVYLLDLGSKLAVVAKLEHHAPVEIIGTLLQFNVIRNRGAAFGFGEALTVFLTIIAVVVIVVIARIARKLYSLPWAIALGLLLGGAFGNLTDRIFRSPGVFQGAVVDFIAPAHFAVFNLADSAIVCGGVLIVLLSFRGLDPDGTVHKD, encoded by the coding sequence GTGGCAGAGGCGGAACGCATCACCGGTACGCCGGAATCCGAGCCGGGTTCCGGGGCGGATGCCGTGGCGGGATCCGAGGGGGGACGGCCGGCGGAGGGCGAGCGGCCCACCGGGCGCGGGCGGCGGCGGATCGCCGCGCTGCTGCTGGTGGCCGCGGTGGTCTACCTGCTGGACCTGGGCAGCAAGCTGGCGGTGGTCGCCAAGCTGGAGCACCACGCCCCGGTCGAGATCATCGGGACGCTGCTCCAGTTCAACGTGATCCGCAACCGCGGGGCGGCCTTCGGGTTCGGCGAGGCGCTGACGGTCTTCCTGACCATCATCGCCGTGGTGGTGATCGTGGTGATCGCCCGGATCGCGCGCAAGCTCTACAGCCTGCCCTGGGCGATCGCGCTGGGGCTGCTGCTGGGCGGCGCGTTCGGCAACCTCACCGACCGGATCTTCCGTTCGCCGGGCGTCTTCCAGGGCGCGGTGGTGGACTTCATCGCCCCCGCCCACTTCGCGGTCTTCAACCTCGCCGACTCCGCGATCGTCTGTGGCGGCGTGCTGATCGTGCTGCTGTCCTTCCGGGGGCTGGACCCCGACGGGACCGTCCACAAGGACTGA
- a CDS encoding thioredoxin domain-containing protein translates to MSNRNDQAKKQAARERIRAEREREKKKERLRRQLIVAASVVGVLVVAGGIGFAVLKANAPTGWEAAKEATLVTPAHTQGPHGTEILLGDTNAKQTLEVFEDVRCPACAAFEQSAGPELIKDLHDGRFKVRYTMYTFIDGMQGGEGSKNALSALGAALNVSPEAFLKYKAALYSTTFHPDEREDLYAKDSELLKVAADVPELKGNKAFRKAVEGGTYDRWAMEMTALFGRKGVRGTPTFMHGDKKLTMAEIPQQQMTQQQYDQLARANFRKMIDAEFGPAKAGDKSGADKGAGEGIAKGEKDPTGGR, encoded by the coding sequence ATGAGCAACCGGAACGACCAGGCGAAGAAGCAGGCGGCCCGCGAACGGATCCGCGCCGAGCGCGAGCGGGAGAAGAAGAAGGAGCGGCTGCGCCGCCAACTCATCGTGGCGGCCTCGGTCGTCGGCGTCCTGGTGGTCGCCGGCGGCATCGGCTTCGCCGTGCTGAAGGCGAACGCGCCGACCGGCTGGGAGGCCGCCAAGGAGGCCACGTTGGTCACCCCGGCGCACACCCAGGGCCCGCACGGCACCGAGATCCTGCTGGGCGACACGAACGCCAAACAGACCCTGGAGGTCTTCGAGGACGTCCGCTGCCCGGCCTGCGCGGCCTTCGAGCAGAGCGCCGGCCCGGAGCTGATCAAGGACCTCCACGACGGCCGGTTCAAGGTCCGCTACACCATGTACACCTTCATCGACGGCATGCAGGGCGGCGAGGGCTCCAAGAACGCGCTGAGCGCGCTGGGCGCCGCGCTGAACGTCAGCCCGGAGGCGTTCTTGAAGTACAAGGCGGCGCTGTACTCGACCACGTTCCACCCCGACGAGCGCGAGGACCTCTACGCCAAGGACTCCGAGCTGCTCAAAGTGGCCGCGGACGTACCGGAGTTGAAGGGCAACAAGGCGTTCCGGAAGGCGGTCGAGGGCGGCACGTACGACCGTTGGGCGATGGAGATGACCGCGCTGTTCGGGCGCAAGGGCGTGCGCGGCACCCCCACCTTCATGCACGGCGACAAGAAGCTGACGATGGCGGAGATCCCGCAGCAGCAGATGACGCAGCAGCAGTACGACCAGTTGGCGCGGGCCAACTTCCGCAAGATGATCGACGCGGAGTTCGGCCCGGCGAAGGCCGGCGACAAGAGCGGCGCGGACAAGGGCGCCGGCGAGGGCATCGCCAAGGGCGAGAAGGACCCCACCGGCGGCCGGTGA